The following are encoded together in the Gorilla gorilla gorilla isolate KB3781 chromosome 14, NHGRI_mGorGor1-v2.1_pri, whole genome shotgun sequence genome:
- the GPR12 gene encoding G-protein coupled receptor 12 isoform X2 has protein sequence MLVMLWGTSICLGLLPVMGWNCLRDESTCSVVRPLTKNNAAILSVSFLFMFALMLQLYIQICKIVMRHAHQIALQHHFLATSHYVTTRKGVSTLAIILGTFAACWMPFTLYSLIADYTYPSIYTYATLLPATYNSIINPVIYAFRNQEIQKALCLICCGCIPSSLAQRARSPSDV, from the coding sequence ATGCTCGTCATGCTCTGGGGGACCTCCATCTGCCTGGGGCTGCTGCCCGTCATGGGCTGGAACTGCCTCCGAGACGAGTCCACCTGCAGCGTGGTCAGACCGCTCACCAAGAACAACGCGGCCATCCTCTCGGTGTCCTTCCTCTTCATGTTTGCGCTCATGCTTCAGCTCTACATCCAGATCTGTAAGATTGTGATGAGGCACGCCCATCAGATAGCCCTGCAGCACCACTTCCTGGCCACGTCGCACTATGTGACCACCCGGAAAGGGGTCTCCACCCTGGCTATCATCCTGGGGACGTTTGCTGCTTGCTGGATGCCTTTCACCCTCTATTCCTTGATAGCAGATTACACCTACCCCTCCATCTATACCTACGCCACCCTCCTGCCCGCCACCTACAATTCCATCATCAACCCTGTCATATATGCTTTCAGAAACCAAGAGATCCAGAAAGCGCTCTGTCTCATTTGCTGCGGCTGCATCCCGTCCAGTCTCGCCCAGAGAGCGCGCTCGCCCAGTGATGTGTAG
- the GPR12 gene encoding G-protein coupled receptor 12 isoform X1: MNEDLKVNLSGLPRDYLDAAAAENISAAVSSRVPAVEPEPELVVNPWDIVLCTSGTLISCENAIVVLIIFHNPSLRAPMFLLIGSLALADLLAGIGLITNFVFAYLLQSEATKLVTIGLIVASFSASVCSLLAITVDRYLSLYYALTYHSERTVTFTYVMLVMLWGTSICLGLLPVMGWNCLRDESTCSVVRPLTKNNAAILSVSFLFMFALMLQLYIQICKIVMRHAHQIALQHHFLATSHYVTTRKGVSTLAIILGTFAACWMPFTLYSLIADYTYPSIYTYATLLPATYNSIINPVIYAFRNQEIQKALCLICCGCIPSSLAQRARSPSDV, from the coding sequence ATGAATGAAGACCTGAAGGTCAATTTAAGCGGGCTGCCTCGGGATTATTTAGATGCCGCTGCTGCGGAGAACATCTCGGCTGCTGTCTCCTCCCGGGTTCCTGCCGTAGAGCCAGAGCCTGAGCTCGTAGTCAACCCCTGGGACATTGTCTTGTGTACCTCGGGAACCCTCATCTCCTGTGAAAATGCCATTGTGGTCCTTATCATCTTCCACAATCCCAGCCTGCGAGCGCCCATGTTCCTGCTGATAGGCAGTCTGGCTCTTGCAGACCTGCTGGCCGGCATTGGACTCATCACCAATTTTGTTTTTGCCTACCTGCTTCAGTCAGAAGCCACCAAGCTGGTCACGATCGGCCTCATTGTcgcctctttctctgcctctgtctgcAGCTTGCTGGCTATCACTGTTGACCGCTACCTCTCACTGTACTACGCTCTGACGTACCATTCGGAGAGGACGGTCACGTTTACCTATGTCATGCTCGTCATGCTCTGGGGGACCTCCATCTGCCTGGGGCTGCTGCCCGTCATGGGCTGGAACTGCCTCCGAGACGAGTCCACCTGCAGCGTGGTCAGACCGCTCACCAAGAACAACGCGGCCATCCTCTCGGTGTCCTTCCTCTTCATGTTTGCGCTCATGCTTCAGCTCTACATCCAGATCTGTAAGATTGTGATGAGGCACGCCCATCAGATAGCCCTGCAGCACCACTTCCTGGCCACGTCGCACTATGTGACCACCCGGAAAGGGGTCTCCACCCTGGCTATCATCCTGGGGACGTTTGCTGCTTGCTGGATGCCTTTCACCCTCTATTCCTTGATAGCAGATTACACCTACCCCTCCATCTATACCTACGCCACCCTCCTGCCCGCCACCTACAATTCCATCATCAACCCTGTCATATATGCTTTCAGAAACCAAGAGATCCAGAAAGCGCTCTGTCTCATTTGCTGCGGCTGCATCCCGTCCAGTCTCGCCCAGAGAGCGCGCTCGCCCAGTGATGTGTAG